The genomic window TTTCTTCTTCACAATCATTTCTTTTTTAAACGAATGTAATAGCGATATGACCATAAAGATCATGATGATTGTAAATGGGAATGCTGCGATAATCGACGCTGTTTGGAGCGCCTGCAATCCACCTGTCCAAAGCAAAATAGCTGCTGTTGCTGCTTGAATGATTCCCCAAGTAAATTTTACCGAGTTCGACGGATTTAAACTTCCGTTTGTCGTCTGCATCCCAAGCACAAACGTAGCTGAATCTGCTGACGTAACAAAGAACGTACAAATCAGTAGAATCGCGAGCCCTGACAAAATCGTACTAAGCGGAAAATGGTTAAAGACAGAAAAGAGCGCCATTTCAATGCCTAATTCGTTCATTGTATTCATAATGTCCGCTTGTTCAAACATTTCTAAATAAAGAGCAGAGCCACCAAACACAGAGAACCATAGAGCACTAAAAATGGTTGGAACGAGCAATACGCCAATCATAAACTCTCGTACCGTCCGTCCACGCGACACGCGAGCGATGAATGATCCAACAAACGGCGCCCAAGCAATCCACCATGCCCAGTAAAAAATTGTCCAAACGCGCGGCCATTCACTTTGTTCGAATGGCCTTAACCGTAAACTCATCGACGGCAAGTTTTGAACGTAAGAACCGAGCGTTGCTGTAAATACATCCATAATAAAGTTTGTCGAACCTGCAAACAGTAAGAAAACCATTAATAGTACCGCAAGCATCACATTCGTATCACTTAATATTTTAATTCCTTTATTGAGCCCTGTTTGTGCAGAGAGCATAAATAAAATGGTAACTACTAAAATGACAATCATTTGGGTAGTTAAATTATTTTGTATATTCGGAGAAAGGTGAGACAGCCCTCCACTAATTTGAATAGCTCCTAATCCGAGCGATGTCGCTACACCAAAAATAGTCGCATATACCGCTAACGTATCGACCGCTATTCCTGTTAAACCGTTCACGCGTTCGCCAAATAACGGATACAATACACGACTCATGACCCCTGGCTCTTTTTTTCGAAACTGAAAATAAGCTAATGCTAAAGCGACAACGGCATAAATGGCCCAAGGATGAAGCCCCCAATGGAAAAACGCATATCGCATCGCTACACGACCAGCTTCTGCTGTTTCTGCTTCACCAACAGGTGGACTGTAAAAATGATACATCGGTTCCGCCACACCCCAAAACACTAACCCGATTCCCATTCCTGCACTAAACAACATACCAAACCATGTTCGGTAACTATACTCTGGCTTTTCATCATCTGCCCCAAGTCGAATGTTTCCATATTTCGAAAAAATCATCGTGATGCAGAAGATGAGGAAAAAGGTTGCTGCTAATAAGTAAAACCAACCAAACTTATGGACTAAAAAGTCTTGTATTGCCGCACTCACTTGTGCTAAATGAAATTGCGGCCATACACTTTCAGGGATGACTCCCCATCCAATAAATAAAATCGCAATAACAATGGAAATGTAAAACACGGGTGTTGTTTCTCGCATCAAATCCCCCCTCTATTTTATCGTGCTTATGGGGATCGTGTTAGCGTCTTCGGGAGTTGATGAGGCATGTGTAGCTATAACCATGGTAACAAAATGGAAAAGGGAAGTCAAATGAGACGACTTCCCCTTTTTTACATATGCTTTTTATGCCAATTCCAAGCAGTTGTAATGATTTCCTCTAACGAACGGGTCGCTTGCCAACCGAGTTCGCGGGAAATTTTTTCGGAGGAAGCAACAAGGCGGGCCGGATCTCCCGGACGGCGCGCTGTATATTCAATCGTTGCTTTTTTCTCTGTCACGCGCTCACACATGTCGATCACTTCTTTCACCGAATAGCCGAGACCGTTGCCAAGGTTGTATACAGCCGTCTTTTTCTGATCAGCAAGAAGGGCATGCAAAGCGAGAATGTGCGCCTCTGCTAAATCCATCACATGAATGTAATCGCGAATACATGTGCCATCTGGTGTATCGTAATCTGTGCCAAACACTGAAATTTTATCGCGCA from Anoxybacillus gonensis includes these protein-coding regions:
- a CDS encoding glycine betaine uptake BCCT transporter, yielding MRETTPVFYISIVIAILFIGWGVIPESVWPQFHLAQVSAAIQDFLVHKFGWFYLLAATFFLIFCITMIFSKYGNIRLGADDEKPEYSYRTWFGMLFSAGMGIGLVFWGVAEPMYHFYSPPVGEAETAEAGRVAMRYAFFHWGLHPWAIYAVVALALAYFQFRKKEPGVMSRVLYPLFGERVNGLTGIAVDTLAVYATIFGVATSLGLGAIQISGGLSHLSPNIQNNLTTQMIVILVVTILFMLSAQTGLNKGIKILSDTNVMLAVLLMVFLLFAGSTNFIMDVFTATLGSYVQNLPSMSLRLRPFEQSEWPRVWTIFYWAWWIAWAPFVGSFIARVSRGRTVREFMIGVLLVPTIFSALWFSVFGGSALYLEMFEQADIMNTMNELGIEMALFSVFNHFPLSTILSGLAILLICTFFVTSADSATFVLGMQTTNGSLNPSNSVKFTWGIIQAATAAILLWTGGLQALQTASIIAAFPFTIIMIFMVISLLHSFKKEMIVKKK